One region of Streptomyces davaonensis JCM 4913 genomic DNA includes:
- a CDS encoding nSTAND1 domain-containing NTPase, whose amino-acid sequence MNGDGLASDLPMAVAQILAPDGRVAGTGFLVAEDLVVTCAHVVEVAGFGPGASVGLAFPRVVGADGLEGTVLADVWRASEAEDVAFIRLPALPAGARVLPLGSAEGRGSHEVRSFGFPAQAPLEGHWGVGKVADLLPASDGRGPLLQLTDANDLTTGFSGGPVLDEKNGLVVGMVTAITGADANLRGLNIAYATPTEVLREILPELAERDVCPYRGLEPFSAEHAQWFQGRSEAVRQVLANLAEQRRLTLLLGPSGSGKSSLIQAGVLRKLADGALPGSDRWLPVLARPRQDMLAEIERAGLPGAGAEGITAAVNARLAAEPGFQRVLLVIDQFEELLVQSTNGRLRKLLEAIDEVTSAADAYTKITVILIMRDDFYPQLAALAPKLLDAAMPGLLNVPGTLTNEDLHDIIVLPAEDVGLRLQPGLPDRIIDDVLNITPEAAITRQAPVTVLPLLEMTLQQLWERRKDGYLTHEAYSRIGEVSGSVTTWCDNALDELSPEQQVIARRALTSLVHPVDPRHSVTGVRTQVPLDELRVLAADPGDKDERANVDAVIAALARRRIITTLRTPPRPGAPPSEPVAELIHEALIRDWSALKKWVDQDTRFNEWLNRTRERQSRWDLLEGAALAEGLELSEQRRLPSDIAEFLKASQDRQRAAVRRSRVVIGVLSGLLVLALLAVAGAVWEWIRVGNAKERALSRELAAQSNELLSTDPELAALLAVKAFQSSDTSEAIDSLSSAAALPTHRRFSWHDDEVRAVAYSPKGSYFASVGADQSVHLRDARTMKTLRRLPMHDNALNSVAFSRDGGLVATAGADELVRLWNTGTGRHHKTLHGHSDQVRAVAFHPKEDIIATAGDDNVVHLWNTATGEHLRTLEGHKSHVRTVAFHPEGGILATGGDDNTVRLWSTSDGTPLETLKEHKQSVTSVAFSPDGSMFASADGYDAHLRDPATGESSSVLSDYAHLVAFSPDSKTFATASDRFVQLWDTSTGAPRMTLAGHANTVLGLAFSQNSRALATAGRDKTVRMWDATAGNDRTTLKGNTSSVFWLAFSPDSKTIASAGADNSARLWNSATGKPGRKLSKHSREVYAIAFHPNGDTVATGSEDKTVRLWNIHTGTSRPPLKDHSFPVLSAAFSHDGKTLATADRDGALLLRDANTGKAGPPIRAHSEAVLDMAFSPDDRLLATAGGDSTAKLWDRRGKFLTALSGHDYAVNSVAFSPDGEMIATASGDGTVLLWNADTGRSIAALTEHAGGVNAVAFHPDGKTLATGSDDGTVRVWDVATHKPRRSILASLSGVNHLVYSPDGHVLATAGVDGTVRQWEVDRSPEPQRDIEHICRTFNRDLTTDEARAYLHDGSDASVCP is encoded by the coding sequence GTGAACGGAGACGGCCTCGCGTCCGACCTGCCGATGGCGGTGGCCCAGATCCTCGCCCCTGACGGCCGGGTGGCGGGCACGGGATTCCTGGTGGCCGAGGACCTGGTCGTCACATGTGCGCATGTCGTCGAGGTGGCCGGGTTCGGTCCGGGGGCGTCGGTAGGGCTGGCCTTCCCGCGCGTGGTGGGCGCAGACGGGCTCGAGGGAACCGTCCTGGCCGATGTGTGGCGGGCCTCCGAAGCCGAAGACGTGGCCTTCATCAGGCTGCCCGCACTGCCGGCCGGGGCGCGCGTCCTGCCGCTCGGCTCCGCGGAGGGCCGCGGGAGCCACGAGGTGCGCTCGTTCGGCTTCCCCGCCCAGGCGCCGCTGGAGGGGCACTGGGGCGTCGGGAAGGTCGCCGATCTGCTGCCGGCCTCGGATGGCCGGGGGCCGCTGCTGCAGCTGACCGACGCCAACGACCTGACCACCGGGTTCAGCGGCGGGCCCGTTCTCGACGAGAAGAACGGCCTGGTCGTCGGCATGGTCACCGCGATCACGGGAGCCGACGCGAACCTACGTGGCCTGAACATCGCGTACGCGACCCCCACCGAGGTCCTGCGGGAGATCCTGCCGGAGCTGGCCGAGCGCGATGTGTGCCCGTACCGGGGTCTTGAGCCGTTCAGCGCCGAGCACGCCCAGTGGTTCCAGGGCCGTTCGGAGGCGGTACGACAGGTGCTGGCGAACCTGGCCGAACAGCGCCGCCTGACCTTGCTGCTCGGACCCTCCGGCTCGGGCAAGTCGTCGCTGATTCAGGCGGGCGTGCTGCGCAAACTGGCGGACGGCGCGCTGCCGGGCAGCGACCGGTGGCTGCCGGTGCTGGCCCGGCCCCGGCAGGACATGCTCGCGGAGATCGAGCGGGCGGGCCTGCCCGGCGCGGGAGCCGAGGGCATCACGGCGGCGGTGAACGCGAGACTGGCGGCTGAACCGGGCTTCCAACGGGTGCTGCTGGTCATCGACCAGTTCGAGGAACTGCTGGTGCAGAGCACCAACGGGCGGCTGCGGAAGCTGCTGGAGGCCATCGACGAGGTCACCTCCGCGGCGGATGCCTACACGAAGATCACCGTAATCCTGATCATGCGGGACGACTTCTACCCGCAGTTGGCGGCGCTGGCGCCGAAGCTGCTGGACGCGGCGATGCCGGGGCTCCTGAACGTGCCGGGCACGCTGACCAATGAGGACCTGCACGACATCATCGTCCTGCCGGCGGAGGACGTCGGGCTGCGGCTCCAGCCGGGGCTGCCGGACCGGATCATCGACGACGTACTGAACATCACCCCCGAGGCGGCGATCACCCGCCAGGCGCCCGTCACCGTGCTGCCGCTGCTGGAGATGACGCTCCAGCAGCTGTGGGAGCGACGCAAGGACGGGTACCTGACCCACGAGGCGTACTCGCGCATCGGGGAGGTCAGCGGCAGCGTCACTACGTGGTGCGACAACGCCCTCGACGAACTGTCCCCCGAGCAACAGGTCATCGCTCGGCGGGCGTTGACGTCCCTGGTGCACCCGGTGGACCCCCGTCACAGCGTCACGGGGGTACGCACGCAGGTACCCCTGGACGAGCTGCGGGTGCTGGCGGCGGACCCGGGTGACAAGGACGAGCGGGCGAACGTGGACGCGGTCATCGCGGCGCTGGCCCGACGGCGCATCATCACGACCCTCCGCACTCCGCCGCGTCCAGGGGCTCCGCCCAGCGAACCGGTCGCGGAACTGATCCATGAGGCACTGATCCGGGACTGGAGTGCGCTGAAGAAGTGGGTGGACCAGGACACCCGTTTCAACGAGTGGCTCAACCGCACCCGGGAACGACAGTCCCGCTGGGACCTCCTGGAAGGAGCGGCACTGGCCGAGGGCCTGGAACTGTCCGAGCAGCGACGGTTGCCGAGCGACATCGCGGAGTTCCTCAAGGCCAGCCAGGACCGCCAACGGGCAGCCGTGCGGCGGAGCCGGGTGGTCATCGGGGTCCTGAGCGGGTTGCTGGTACTGGCCCTGCTGGCGGTGGCGGGGGCCGTGTGGGAGTGGATCAGGGTGGGGAACGCGAAGGAGAGGGCGCTGTCACGGGAGCTTGCGGCGCAGTCCAACGAACTCCTCAGCACGGATCCGGAACTCGCGGCGCTGCTGGCGGTCAAGGCGTTTCAAAGCAGCGACACCTCCGAGGCCATTGACAGCCTGAGCAGCGCCGCGGCCCTGCCGACGCACCGTCGCTTCTCCTGGCACGACGATGAAGTGCGCGCAGTGGCGTACAGCCCGAAAGGTTCGTACTTCGCAAGCGTCGGCGCCGACCAGTCCGTCCACCTGCGGGACGCGCGCACGATGAAGACGCTCCGGAGACTACCCATGCACGACAACGCGCTGAACTCGGTGGCGTTCAGCCGGGACGGCGGCCTGGTAGCCACCGCCGGTGCCGACGAGCTCGTCCGCCTGTGGAATACGGGCACGGGCCGGCACCACAAGACACTCCACGGCCACTCCGACCAGGTCAGGGCTGTAGCGTTCCATCCGAAGGAGGACATCATCGCCACCGCCGGCGACGACAACGTCGTCCACCTGTGGAACACGGCCACCGGCGAACACCTCAGAACGCTCGAAGGGCACAAGAGTCATGTCAGGACCGTGGCGTTCCATCCCGAGGGCGGCATCCTTGCCACCGGCGGCGACGACAACACCGTCCGGCTTTGGAGCACGTCCGACGGCACACCCCTGGAAACGCTCAAGGAGCACAAGCAGTCGGTGACTTCGGTGGCGTTCAGCCCGGATGGCAGCATGTTTGCGAGCGCTGACGGCTACGACGCGCACCTGAGGGACCCAGCCACCGGTGAGAGTTCGAGCGTGCTGTCGGACTACGCCCATCTGGTCGCCTTCAGCCCGGACAGCAAGACCTTCGCCACCGCCTCCGACCGCTTCGTGCAGCTGTGGGACACGTCCACCGGCGCGCCGCGCATGACCCTCGCCGGTCACGCCAACACGGTGCTCGGGCTGGCGTTCAGCCAGAACAGCCGCGCCCTTGCCACCGCGGGACGCGACAAGACGGTACGCATGTGGGACGCGACCGCCGGCAACGACCGCACCACGCTGAAGGGAAACACCAGCTCCGTCTTCTGGCTGGCGTTCAGTCCCGACAGCAAGACCATCGCCAGTGCCGGCGCCGACAACTCCGCTCGGCTGTGGAACTCGGCCACCGGTAAACCCGGCCGGAAACTGAGCAAACACAGTCGAGAGGTGTACGCCATTGCCTTCCACCCCAACGGCGACACAGTCGCCACCGGGAGCGAGGACAAAACCGTACGACTGTGGAACATCCACACCGGTACGAGCCGGCCACCTCTGAAGGATCACAGTTTTCCAGTGTTGTCAGCGGCCTTCAGCCATGACGGCAAGACCCTCGCCACCGCGGACAGAGACGGCGCTCTCCTCTTGCGCGACGCGAACACGGGCAAGGCCGGCCCCCCGATCCGCGCGCACAGTGAGGCGGTGTTGGATATGGCCTTCAGTCCCGACGACCGCCTTCTCGCCACCGCCGGCGGCGACTCGACGGCGAAACTCTGGGATCGGCGCGGCAAGTTCCTGACGGCACTCTCCGGACACGACTACGCGGTGAATTCTGTGGCGTTCAGCCCTGACGGCGAGATGATCGCCACGGCAAGCGGGGACGGAACGGTCCTCCTGTGGAACGCAGACACCGGCCGATCGATCGCCGCTCTCACCGAGCACGCCGGGGGCGTGAACGCAGTGGCGTTCCACCCCGACGGAAAGACCCTCGCCACCGGGAGCGATGACGGGACCGTCCGGGTCTGGGACGTGGCGACCCACAAGCCCCGCAGGTCCATCCTCGCGAGCCTGAGCGGTGTGAATCATCTGGTGTACAGCCCTGATGGTCACGTCCTCGCCACCGCCGGCGTCGATGGAACAGTGCGCCAGTGGGAGGTCGACAGGTCCCCCGAGCCCCAAAGGGACATCGAACACATCTGCCGCACTTTCAACCGCGATCTCACCACCGACGAGGCCAGGGCCTACCTCCACGACGGCTCAGACGCCTCCGTCTGCCCGTAA
- a CDS encoding CU044_2847 family protein → MTPLTRIPLEGGGWLLVEEPGPPDAGPVKAGRIGDTVRQLPGTLESALEPVTETARAALASLRRARPDEITVEFGVDLAFEAGAVITKSQAGCHLKVTVAWKNEGADGGGAP, encoded by the coding sequence GTGACACCTCTGACTCGGATACCGCTGGAAGGCGGAGGCTGGCTGCTGGTCGAGGAACCGGGCCCGCCGGACGCGGGGCCGGTGAAGGCCGGCCGCATCGGCGACACCGTGCGCCAGCTTCCCGGCACCCTGGAAAGCGCCCTGGAGCCGGTCACGGAGACCGCCCGGGCCGCCCTCGCGTCGCTGCGCAGGGCCCGCCCCGACGAGATCACCGTCGAGTTCGGCGTCGACCTCGCGTTCGAGGCCGGAGCCGTGATCACCAAGAGCCAGGCCGGGTGCCATCTGAAGGTGACGGTGGCCTGGAAGAACGAAGGCGCCGACGGGGGTGGCGCCCCGTGA
- a CDS encoding glycoside hydrolase family 3 protein — MPSRRTVLAATAGAAATLAVGGTAYADDKKLRSLISRMTLEEKVGQLFVMRVYGHSATAPDQADVDANLKEIGVRTAAELLAKYRVGGIIYFAWAHNTRDPHQIADLSNGIQKASLELPRGLPVLVSTDQEHGIVARVGEPATLFPGAMAIGASGSRTDARALGRIAGKELRALGIRQNYSPVADVNVNPANPVIGVRSFGSDPGAVSRMVAAEVGGYQRSSVAATAKHFPGHGDTAVDSHYGFPVITHTRAQWDQLDAPPFRAAIEAGIDSIMTAHIMVPALDDSGDPATLSRPILTGILREELGYDGVVVTDSLGMEGVRTKYGDDRVPVLALKAGVDQLLNPPNLDVAWNAVVKAVRDGELTEARLEESILRVLRLKAKLGLFNSPYVSHQGVDRTVGIPDHLAAADRIAGRTTTLLVNEGALLPLAATDHPKLLVVGADPASPSGTTGPPTGVLAGALTELGFTATALSTGTAPSAATIARAVTAAGDADAVVVGTYNVTATSSQKTLVAQLLATGKPVVAVAIRNPYDAAHLPSVKALLACYSWTDVELRAAARVIAGAVNPSGQLPVPVQRADDPSRVLYPVGHGLSYPT; from the coding sequence GTGCCCTCCAGACGCACCGTCCTCGCCGCGACCGCGGGAGCAGCCGCCACCCTCGCGGTGGGCGGGACCGCCTACGCCGACGACAAGAAGCTCCGCTCCCTCATCTCCCGCATGACCCTTGAGGAGAAGGTCGGCCAGCTCTTCGTGATGCGGGTCTACGGCCACTCCGCCACCGCCCCCGACCAGGCCGACGTCGACGCCAACCTCAAGGAGATCGGCGTCCGCACGGCGGCCGAGCTGCTCGCCAAGTACCGCGTGGGCGGCATCATCTACTTCGCCTGGGCGCACAACACCCGTGACCCGCACCAGATCGCGGACCTCTCCAACGGCATCCAGAAGGCGTCCCTGGAGCTTCCGCGCGGGCTGCCGGTGCTCGTCTCCACCGACCAGGAGCACGGCATAGTCGCTCGCGTGGGCGAGCCCGCCACCCTCTTCCCCGGCGCGATGGCCATCGGCGCGAGCGGCTCGCGCACCGACGCCCGCGCCCTCGGCCGGATCGCCGGGAAGGAACTGCGCGCGCTGGGCATCCGGCAGAACTACTCCCCCGTCGCCGATGTGAACGTCAACCCCGCCAACCCGGTCATCGGGGTGCGCTCCTTCGGCTCCGACCCGGGCGCGGTGTCCCGTATGGTCGCCGCCGAGGTCGGGGGCTACCAGCGCTCGTCGGTCGCGGCGACCGCCAAGCACTTCCCCGGGCACGGCGACACGGCCGTGGACAGCCACTACGGCTTCCCGGTCATCACCCACACCCGGGCCCAGTGGGACCAGTTGGACGCGCCCCCCTTCCGGGCGGCGATCGAGGCGGGCATCGACTCGATCATGACCGCGCACATCATGGTCCCGGCGCTCGACGACTCCGGCGACCCGGCCACCCTCTCCCGCCCGATCCTCACCGGCATCCTGCGCGAGGAACTCGGCTACGACGGGGTCGTGGTCACCGACTCCCTCGGCATGGAGGGCGTCCGCACCAAGTACGGGGACGACCGGGTCCCGGTTCTCGCGCTGAAGGCGGGCGTGGACCAGCTGCTCAACCCGCCGAACCTGGACGTCGCCTGGAACGCCGTGGTGAAGGCGGTGCGGGACGGCGAGCTGACCGAGGCGCGGCTGGAGGAGTCGATCCTGCGGGTGCTGCGCCTGAAGGCGAAGCTGGGGCTCTTCAACAGCCCCTACGTCAGCCACCAGGGCGTGGACCGCACGGTCGGCATCCCGGACCATCTGGCGGCGGCCGACCGCATCGCGGGCCGCACGACGACCCTGCTGGTCAACGAGGGCGCACTGCTGCCGCTGGCCGCCACCGATCACCCGAAGCTCCTGGTGGTCGGCGCCGACCCGGCCTCCCCGTCCGGCACCACGGGCCCGCCGACCGGTGTCCTCGCGGGCGCCCTCACCGAACTGGGCTTCACGGCGACCGCGCTGTCCACCGGCACGGCACCCTCGGCGGCGACCATCGCGCGGGCGGTGACGGCGGCGGGGGACGCGGACGCGGTGGTGGTGGGGACGTACAACGTGACGGCGACGAGCAGCCAGAAGACGCTGGTCGCCCAGCTCCTCGCGACCGGGAAACCGGTGGTCGCGGTGGCGATCCGCAACCCCTACGACGCCGCCCACCTGCCCTCCGTGAAGGCCCTGCTGGCCTGCTACTCCTGGACCGACGTCGAACTGCGGGCGGCGGCCCGGGTGATCGCCGGCGCGGTGAACCCGAGTGGACAGCTGCCGGTGCCGGTGCAGCGGGCCGACGATCCGAGCCGGGTGCTCTATCCGGTGGGACACGGGCTGTCGTATCCGACGTAG
- a CDS encoding LysE family translocator: MVEPSGVLGVFVIALGMVLTPGPNMLYLVSRSITQGRRAGVISLGGVAVGFLVYLTAANLGLSVIFYAVPQLYVAVKLAGACYLGWLAWSALKPGGISVFAPKDVPPDSPRRLFTMGLVTNLLNPKIAIMYLSLIPQFIDPQAGPVLVQGLLLGSVQIVVAVTVNLSIVLAAGTIAVFLARRPGWLRIQRYVMGTVLGGLAVSLAVDTSGPAKAH; encoded by the coding sequence ATGGTCGAACCGAGTGGAGTCCTCGGCGTGTTCGTCATCGCCCTCGGCATGGTGCTCACCCCCGGACCGAACATGCTCTACCTCGTCTCCCGCAGCATCACCCAGGGCAGACGCGCCGGGGTGATCTCCCTCGGCGGGGTGGCGGTCGGCTTCCTGGTCTATCTGACGGCCGCGAATCTCGGCCTGTCGGTCATCTTCTACGCCGTCCCCCAGCTGTACGTCGCCGTGAAGCTGGCCGGCGCCTGCTACCTCGGCTGGCTGGCCTGGAGCGCGCTGAAGCCGGGCGGGATCTCGGTGTTCGCGCCGAAGGACGTACCGCCCGACTCGCCGCGCCGGCTGTTCACGATGGGCCTGGTGACCAATCTGCTCAACCCGAAGATCGCCATCATGTACCTGTCCCTGATCCCGCAGTTCATCGATCCGCAGGCGGGCCCTGTCCTGGTCCAGGGGCTGCTGCTGGGCTCGGTGCAGATCGTGGTCGCCGTGACGGTCAACCTCTCCATCGTGCTGGCGGCCGGCACCATCGCCGTGTTCCTGGCCCGCCGCCCCGGCTGGCTGCGGATCCAGCGGTACGTCATGGGCACCGTGCTCGGCGGCCTCGCGGTGTCCCTGGCCGTGGACACATCGGGACCCGCGAAAGCGCATTGA
- a CDS encoding aminotransferase-like domain-containing protein — protein sequence MRDYRSVADEVAAEIRSGALKPGDRLPPQRAFARRYGIANSTATRVYQELGRRGLTVGEVGRGTFVRAAAPTDAPALGEPAGSRIDLEFNYPVVPEQSALLAAGLEGLLRADVLQDALRPIGPAGRPAAREAAADLLTRGGWRPDPTRVLFAGNGRQALSAVFAALVPPGARLGVEELTYPVVKAIAGRLGITLVPLAMDDDGLVPEAVEEAHRAGGLHAVYAQPVVHNPLSLTMPEPRTHRLAEVLRRLDLPLIEDTIWAFLRDELPPLAALVPERTVLVDSLSKRIAPGLSLGLVVAPGPLLDDIAAALRSGGWTAQHFNVEAAARWQREGVVRRLVRAKQRDAAVRQEIAARRLSGFAVRTDPRSYHCWWRLPRPWRADTFVAAAARYGIGVPPAAAFTVGDAHAPNAIRLGLATPRTDTLSTALATLARLARSAPEDVATD from the coding sequence GTGCGGGACTACCGGAGCGTCGCCGACGAGGTGGCCGCGGAGATCAGGTCCGGCGCCCTCAAGCCGGGCGACCGGCTCCCCCCGCAGCGCGCCTTCGCCCGGCGGTACGGCATCGCCAACTCCACCGCCACCCGCGTCTACCAGGAACTCGGCCGCCGCGGACTGACCGTCGGCGAGGTGGGCCGCGGCACCTTCGTGCGCGCCGCCGCCCCCACCGACGCGCCCGCGCTCGGCGAACCCGCCGGGAGCCGGATCGACCTGGAGTTCAACTACCCGGTCGTGCCCGAGCAGTCCGCGCTGCTCGCCGCGGGACTGGAGGGCCTGCTGCGCGCCGACGTCCTCCAGGACGCCCTGCGCCCGATCGGCCCGGCCGGTCGTCCCGCCGCCCGGGAGGCCGCCGCCGATCTGCTCACCCGGGGCGGCTGGCGCCCCGACCCGACGCGGGTGCTGTTCGCCGGGAACGGCCGCCAGGCGCTCTCCGCGGTCTTCGCCGCCCTGGTGCCGCCCGGCGCCCGGCTCGGCGTCGAGGAGCTGACGTACCCCGTGGTCAAGGCCATCGCCGGGCGACTGGGCATCACCCTGGTCCCGCTCGCCATGGACGACGACGGACTGGTTCCGGAAGCCGTCGAGGAGGCCCACCGGGCGGGCGGACTGCACGCCGTCTACGCGCAGCCGGTCGTCCACAACCCCCTGTCCCTGACGATGCCCGAGCCCCGAACGCACCGGCTGGCCGAGGTGCTGAGGCGCCTGGACCTCCCCCTGATCGAGGACACCATCTGGGCCTTCCTGCGCGACGAACTGCCCCCGCTGGCCGCGCTGGTGCCCGAGCGGACGGTCCTGGTCGACAGCCTCTCCAAGCGCATCGCCCCCGGGCTCTCCCTCGGTCTCGTCGTGGCCCCGGGACCCCTGCTCGACGACATCGCCGCCGCACTGCGCTCCGGGGGCTGGACCGCCCAGCACTTCAACGTGGAGGCCGCCGCCCGCTGGCAGCGCGAGGGCGTCGTACGCCGGCTGGTGCGGGCCAAGCAGCGGGACGCGGCCGTACGGCAGGAGATCGCGGCCCGCCGCCTGTCCGGCTTCGCCGTCCGCACGGACCCGCGCTCCTACCACTGCTGGTGGCGGCTCCCCCGCCCCTGGCGCGCCGACACCTTCGTCGCCGCGGCCGCCCGCTACGGCATCGGCGTCCCGCCCGCCGCCGCGTTCACCGTGGGCGACGCGCACGCCCCGAACGCGATCCGCCTGGGCCTCGCCACCCCACGCACGGACACTCTCTCCACGGCCCTGGCAACCCTCGCCAGGCTGGCCCGCTCGGCTCCGGAGGACGTGGCGACGGACTGA
- the aroA gene encoding 3-phosphoshikimate 1-carboxyvinyltransferase, whose translation MPVADIPGSKSITARALFLAAAADGVTTLVRPLRSDDTEGFAEGLARLGYRVGRTPDSWQVDGRPQGPAVAEADVYCRDGATTARFLPTLAAAGHGTYRFDASEQMRRRPLLPLTRALRELGVDLRHEERDGHHPLTVRAAGVAGGEVTLDAGQSSQYLTALLLLGPLTEKGLRIHVTDLVSVPYIEITLAMMRAFGVEVTREGHDFVVPPGGYRATTYAIEPDASTSSYFFAAAALSGGEVTVPGLGEGALQGDLGFVDVLRRMGAEVEIGADRTTVRGTGELRGLTVNMRDISDTMPTLAAIAPFASGPVRIEDVANTRVKECDRLEACAENLRRLGVRVETGPDWIEIHPGATPTGAEIKTYGDHRIVMSFAVTGLRVPGISFDDPGCVRKTFPGFHEEFGALRARL comes from the coding sequence ATGCCAGTTGCCGACATCCCCGGTTCCAAGTCCATCACCGCGCGCGCCCTCTTCCTGGCGGCGGCGGCCGACGGAGTCACCACCCTCGTTCGGCCGCTGCGGTCGGACGACACCGAGGGCTTCGCCGAGGGGCTGGCCCGGCTCGGGTACCGCGTCGGGAGGACCCCGGACAGCTGGCAGGTGGACGGCCGCCCGCAGGGCCCCGCGGTCGCCGAGGCGGACGTCTACTGCCGGGACGGCGCGACGACCGCCCGCTTCCTGCCGACGCTGGCCGCCGCCGGCCACGGCACCTACCGCTTCGACGCCTCCGAGCAGATGCGCCGCCGCCCGCTGCTGCCGCTCACCCGGGCCCTGCGCGAGCTGGGCGTGGACCTGCGGCACGAGGAGCGGGACGGCCACCACCCGCTGACCGTGCGGGCGGCCGGGGTCGCGGGCGGCGAGGTGACGCTGGACGCCGGACAGTCCTCGCAGTACCTGACCGCCCTGCTGCTGCTCGGCCCGCTCACCGAGAAGGGCCTGCGCATCCATGTCACCGACCTGGTCTCGGTGCCGTACATCGAGATCACCCTCGCGATGATGCGGGCGTTCGGGGTGGAGGTGACCAGGGAAGGCCATGACTTCGTCGTCCCGCCGGGCGGCTACCGCGCCACCACCTACGCCATCGAACCCGACGCCTCCACCTCCAGCTACTTCTTCGCCGCCGCGGCCCTCTCCGGTGGCGAGGTGACCGTGCCGGGTCTCGGTGAGGGCGCGCTCCAGGGCGACCTGGGCTTCGTCGACGTACTGCGCCGGATGGGCGCCGAGGTGGAGATCGGCGCGGACCGCACCACGGTCCGCGGCACCGGCGAACTGCGCGGCCTCACCGTCAACATGCGGGACATCTCCGACACCATGCCCACCCTCGCCGCCATCGCCCCCTTCGCCTCGGGGCCGGTGCGCATCGAGGACGTCGCCAACACCCGGGTGAAGGAGTGCGACCGCCTGGAGGCCTGCGCGGAGAACCTGCGGCGGCTCGGCGTGCGGGTGGAGACGGGCCCCGACTGGATCGAGATCCACCCCGGCGCCACCCCCACAGGCGCGGAGATCAAGACCTACGGCGACCACCGCATCGTCATGTCCTTCGCCGTCACCGGCCTCCGCGTGCCCGGTATTTCGTTCGACGACCCCGGCTGCGTCCGCAAGACTTTCCCCGGTTTCCACGAGGAGTTCGGGGCGCTGCGCGCGCGGTTGTGA
- a CDS encoding GNAT family N-acetyltransferase produces the protein MSFRLTGPVLEGALVRLEPLERRHAAGLALAAEENRDSYAFTWVPTAAEVEGYVDAQLARAAAGSLAPYAQISSATGRVVGTTSYWEPRSWRTEDRLDAIEVGFTWLAASAQGTGVNTEAKFLLFRHAFEEWDVSRVDLKTDARNSRSRAAIERTGARFEGVLRNWSRSWAPGEDGLLRDSAIYSITAEEWPECRARLEKRLSGTH, from the coding sequence GTGAGCTTCAGGCTGACGGGGCCGGTACTGGAGGGCGCGCTGGTGCGCCTGGAACCACTGGAGCGGCGGCATGCCGCCGGGCTGGCCCTCGCGGCCGAGGAGAACCGCGACTCCTACGCGTTCACCTGGGTGCCCACGGCCGCCGAGGTGGAGGGCTACGTCGACGCCCAGCTCGCCCGCGCCGCGGCCGGCAGCCTCGCGCCGTACGCGCAGATCTCGTCGGCGACCGGACGCGTGGTCGGCACCACCTCCTACTGGGAACCGCGCTCCTGGCGCACCGAGGACCGGCTGGACGCCATCGAGGTCGGCTTCACCTGGCTCGCCGCCTCCGCGCAGGGCACGGGCGTGAACACCGAGGCCAAGTTCCTGCTGTTCCGGCACGCCTTCGAGGAGTGGGACGTGTCCCGGGTCGACCTCAAGACCGACGCCCGCAACAGCCGTTCCCGCGCCGCCATCGAGCGCACGGGCGCCCGCTTCGAGGGCGTCCTGCGCAACTGGTCCCGCTCCTGGGCCCCGGGCGAGGACGGCCTGCTGCGCGACTCCGCGATCTACTCGATCACGGCCGAGGAGTGGCCGGAGTGCCGGGCCCGGTTGGAGAAGCGGCTGTCCGGGACGCACTGA